A stretch of DNA from Thermodesulfobacteriota bacterium:
GCCCTGGAGACGGATCGGGAGCCGGCTTCCCTGGCGGAAGTGGCGGTGTGGCACCGGGTGACGGATCTCGCGGCGGCGCCGGCCAGCGGCTCCAGCCGCTATGCGGCCATGATCGTGGTGCCCTGCTCCATGGGCACCCTGGCGGCCATCGCCGGCGGCCTGTCCCGGAACCTCATCCACCGGGCCGCTGACGTCACGCTCAAGGAGCGGCGGCCCCTGGTGCTGGCGGTCCGGGAGAGTCCGGTGGGCCGCATCCACCTTGCGAACATGCTGGCGGCCCATGATGCCGGCGCCATCATCTGCCCGGCCATGCCCGCCTTCTACCATCGGCCTGCCTCCCTGGACGAGATGGCAGGCTACTTCGCCGGCCGGCTGTGCGAGCTGGCCGGTTTCCCGATTCCGGACCTGGCGCGGTGGCGAGGTGTCGACAATGGTGAATAAGATCCGGACCCTTCTTGAGATGATCAAGTTCGAGCACACGGTCTTTGCCCTGCCTTTTGCCTTCATGGGCGCCTTTCTGGCCGCCCGGGGTGTGCCGGACAGCCGGATCGCCGGCTGGGTGCTCCTGGCCATGGTGGGCGCCCGCACCGCTGCCATGGGCTTCAACCGCATCGTTGACCTGCCCTTCGACCGGGACAACCCGCGCACCGCCAATCGGGCCCTGGCCTCCGGCGCGGTGCGGCCCTGGGAGGCCTGGCTCATGGTGGTCGTCGCCGGCAGCCTCTTCTTCCTGGCCTGCCACCGGCTCAATCCCCTGACTCTCCTGGTGTCGCCGGTGATGATGGCCTTTGTTTTGGGCTACTCCTATACCAAGCGCTTCACCTGGCTGTGCCACGTGGTCCTGGG
This window harbors:
- a CDS encoding UbiX family flavin prenyltransferase → MKDERQRALVAITGASGSLYALHVLAQLARLGVEVHGIVSEAGRQVLALETDREPASLAEVAVWHRVTDLAAAPASGSSRYAAMIVVPCSMGTLAAIAGGLSRNLIHRAADVTLKERRPLVLAVRESPVGRIHLANMLAAHDAGAIICPAMPAFYHRPASLDEMAGYFAGRLCELAGFPIPDLARWRGVDNGE